TGGTCGGTGAACTCGGTGACGCCGAGGTCGTAGGTCTGGCCGAGGTCGACGGGGGCGTCGCGTTTCTGGGCGGCGTCGTGGGCGTTCTTGGAGGCGCGTCTGTCGGCGGTGCGGCGTCGCCAGAGGACGGCGGCGAGGAGGATGACGAGGAGGGTGGCGATGCCGATGCCGACGAGCTGGTAGTCCATACGGTGGGTGTCTCGCGGGGCGTAGTTAAGCGTTCCAGCCGTCGGTCACTCTTCGGTCTCGGTGTTGTCGTTGTCGGTGTCGGTGCGGGTGGCGGCCGGGGGGCGGCGGGTGGTGTCGTCGGCGTCTTTCCATTCGTCCATGCCGGCGGGGTCGAGGTGGACGTGGGCGTCGGCGACGGCGGGGTGGGCGAGGACGTTTCGTCTGACGTCGGTTTCGATGTCGTGGGCGTCGGCGAGGGTGTGGTCGGCGTCGATTTCGGCGTGGAATTCGACTTCGATGACGGGGCCGGTGTAGTAGGCGGTGAAGTCGTGGACGCCGTGGACGTCGGGGTGGTCGGTGACGCGGTCTCTGATGGCGGTCTGGACGTCGTCGGGCGGGGCGCTGGCGGAGAGTTGGGCGACGTTCTCGCGGCAGAGGCGGCCGCCTTCGTAGACGACGAGGAGGCTGACGAGGCCGCCGGCGATGGGGTCGAAGACGGGGTAGCCGAAGGCCATGCCGACGACGCCGACGAGCGCGGCGGTAGTCGTGTAGATGTCGTTGAGGTTGTCGCGGACGAGGGCGTCGAGGCTGGTGGATTGGGCTTTCTCGTTGGCGCGCTTGGTGTACCAGGCGGTGGCGGCCTTGATGGCGAGAGCAATGAGAAGACCGACGACGAGCATCGGGGTGTAGGTGGCCTCGCTGCCGTGCTGGAGGGCGAGGACGGAGTCGTAGAGGAGGTTGAGGCCGAGGAAGACGAGGACGATGCCGACGAAGAGCGCGGAGAGGGATTCGAAGCGGTCGTGGCCGTGCGGGTGGGTGGCGTCGGGGCCTTCGTAGGCGAGGCGGCCCCAGACGAGGACGACGGCGCTCGCGAGGAGGTCGGCGATGGAGTGGGCGGCGTCGGCGAGGAGGGCGAGGCTTCCGGTCGCGAGGCCGAGGCCGCCTTCCACGACGAGTTTGGCGACGTTCGACGCGACGTTCGCCCAGGACGCCCGCCGGAACATCGCCCGGTCGTCTGCCATACCCGAGAATTAGACTGAATCGAATTAAGGTCTGTGGTTCCCGTGACTTCGGCCCGCCGGCCGCCCCGGTTAGATACTTCGGCTCAGACTCGCATACAACCCGATTCACTCAGGTTTCGACGTGAATACTCTGACTTTTTGAGCCGTAACTTCCGTGAACCGCGGTCACATAGCTATCGATATATGGAACGAATCGGGTACGTCGTGCTCTCGGCGTTCGCGTTCGTCGCCGTCGCCGTCGGCGCGTTGACGACCGCGCTCCCGCTCGGGGAGTTCCTCGTGACGAGCGCGGCCGAGACCGCCAGCGCGTTCGCGGGGATGGTGTGGATTACGTGGTGGGCGCTCGTCGTCGGGTTCGCCATCGCCGGCGGCGTCGAAGCCTGGGTGTCGAGCGACGCCATCAGCCAGCACCTGGAGGGCGAGGGCGTCCGCGAGCTCGCCCTCGGGACGTTCTTCGGCTTCGTCTCCTCGTCCTGTAGCTACTCCGCGATCGCCACCGCGAAGAACCTCTTCAAGAAGGGCGCGAGCGCCCCCGCGAGCCTCGGCGCGTTCATGTTCGCTTCCACGAACCTCGTCATCGAGATCGGCTTCGTCATCTGGTTACTTCTGGGGTGGCAGTTCGTCGTCGCCGACTTCCTCGGCGGCCTCGTCCTCATCGCCCTCCTCGCGCTCGCCTTCCGCTACCTCGTCCCCGACGAGGTCGTCGAGCAGGCGCGCGAGAACGTCGAGGACGCCGGCACCGCCACCGACCCGAACTGCGGGATGGACGTCGATGTCGAAGAGACCGACTACACGAAGGAGGTCGACGGGACGACCTACTACTTCTGCTCGAAGTCCTGCATGGAGGGCTGGAGCCCCGAGGACGCGAACACGACCATTCGCGAGCAGGTGACGACGCTCAGCGGCTGGCGCGCGCTCGCGAACAAGCAGTGGAAGGAGTGGGATATGCTCTGGGACGAGATCCTCATCGGCTTCGTCTTCGC
This portion of the Halocalculus aciditolerans genome encodes:
- a CDS encoding permease, giving the protein MERIGYVVLSAFAFVAVAVGALTTALPLGEFLVTSAAETASAFAGMVWITWWALVVGFAIAGGVEAWVSSDAISQHLEGEGVRELALGTFFGFVSSSCSYSAIATAKNLFKKGASAPASLGAFMFASTNLVIEIGFVIWLLLGWQFVVADFLGGLVLIALLALAFRYLVPDEVVEQARENVEDAGTATDPNCGMDVDVEETDYTKEVDGTTYYFCSKSCMEGWSPEDANTTIREQVTTLSGWRALANKQWKEWDMLWDEILIGFVFASILTGFVPDSVWTSLFGEPVFGLPVYLVWTAILGALVGILTFVCSVGNVPFGALLFTEGLPFGGVLSYIYADLIIPPIMQAYREYYGLHFAGILSGLIFAAAVVTGILMHVVFAAAGLIPPVSQVHVAEFSIELNYKAALNVFATALFLVLYYLHKTDASDDDGGHGHDDHSHTA
- a CDS encoding TRAM domain-containing protein — protein: MDYQLVGIGIATLLVILLAAVLWRRRTADRRASKNAHDAAQKRDAPVDLGQTYDLGVTEFTDHHSGERVAVGKVQGFVLFVHDVPDAVDEGDAIRATVTSFNRNNTSADAQYEGRA
- a CDS encoding cation diffusion facilitator family transporter; protein product: MADDRAMFRRASWANVASNVAKLVVEGGLGLATGSLALLADAAHSIADLLASAVVLVWGRLAYEGPDATHPHGHDRFESLSALFVGIVLVFLGLNLLYDSVLALQHGSEATYTPMLVVGLLIALAIKAATAWYTKRANEKAQSTSLDALVRDNLNDIYTTTAALVGVVGMAFGYPVFDPIAGGLVSLLVVYEGGRLCRENVAQLSASAPPDDVQTAIRDRVTDHPDVHGVHDFTAYYTGPVIEVEFHAEIDADHTLADAHDIETDVRRNVLAHPAVADAHVHLDPAGMDEWKDADDTTRRPPAATRTDTDNDNTETEE